The Primulina eburnea isolate SZY01 chromosome 12, ASM2296580v1, whole genome shotgun sequence genome includes the window AATGATCTATTATATTCTGAGGACAAAAAAGGAATGGTAGAGCATCCAAAATGGTTGTTCAAAGGCTTTCGGGAAGCTGTGACATATTGTGCACTTAAGGAAATTCCAATGCAAGGATATCAATTCACCTGGTCACGAAGTAGAGGCAAATCAAATGCAGTTGAGGAAAAGCTTGATCGAGCTTTTGGAAATTCTGAGTGGATGGCTCTATTTCCAAATGCCCAACTGAGTAATCTCGTTGCTTCTATATCTGACCACTCACCATTATTTCTTAGAACTACTCAACCTGAAATCTTTCTCCAGAAGCGCAAGTTTCGGTTTAAGAACAAATGGTTAAGAGAACCTGATTTTATGGAATTGGTCCAAAATAGCTGGAATGCTGAATCTAGTCAAGATCTGCTCCCCAGAATGGAGAGATGCTCGGAACTATTATTGAAGTGGGGAAAGAGACGATTTGTAGCATTCAAAAGGAGCATCAATCTATACAAACAGAAGATGGAACAACTTAGGAATCTCTCGGACTCCGACTCGGTGAAAGAATATGACACAATAAGAAAGAATTTGGTCGATCTCCTAATGCAAGAAGAGGATCATTGGCGTCAGCGAGCAAAATAATTTTGGCTGAGTGAGGGTGATTTAAATACAAAATTCTTTCACTCGAATGCAACAGCCAGAAGAAGGAGGAACAAAATCACCAGGTTACAAGATAGAAATGGAATTTGGCATGAGAATGGAACAGATATACCCCACATTGCTATGCAATACTTTGATGAACTTTACTCGGAAAGCAATGGAAATTATGATCCAGTGATCAATACCAGTATTTTGGCTGAAGATAATGACATGCTTCTTGCCCCTTACACTCTAGAAAAATTTAAAGAAGCGGTGTTTCAAATGCACCCCGACAAATCTCCGGGACCGGATGGCTTCAATCCagcattttatcaaaaattCTGGCATCTAGTGGGTCATGATGTATATAACAATTGCAAGAAATGGATGGAGCAGGTGTCTTTCCCAGAAGGTCTTAGTGATTcaaatattgttttgattccAAAACGTGAAACCCCATCCTCAATGAAGGATTTTCGTCTGATTGCTTTATGCAATGTAATCTACAGAATCATGGCCAAGGTGATATCAAATAGATTAAAGTAAATTCTACCAAAGGTGATATCCTCCGCGCAATCCGCGTTTCTTCAGGGTAGAACTATCACAGACAACATCCTGGTTGCCTTTGAAACTCTACACCATATGAAAAGGAAAACAAAAGGCAAGGTGGGGGGGTAGCGTTGAAAGTGGATATCAGTAAGGCATATGACAGAGTCGATTGGGGATATCTAAAAGGTATTTTAGTCAAAATGTGTTTCAACACCAAATGGGTACACCTCATTATGGAATGCGTAACTTAGGTCCGTTACTCTATCTTGCTAAATGATCAAATTAGTGGCCATGTTAAACCTCATCGTGGCCTCCGACAAGATGACCTATTATCGCCTTATCTATTTATTTTATGTGCAGAAGGTCTTTCTGCACTCATACGAAGAGCGGAAGCACAAGGGTTAATGCATGGGTACAAGGTATGTCGAGGGGCACCCATTGTATCTCATCtattatttgcagatgatagcttCTTCTTCTTTAGATCCACGGCTGAAGAAGCTACAACTATGAGGGATATTCTTCAAACGTACCAGGAGGCATCAGGGCAAGCAATCAACTTTGGAAAATCAAGTATCTCCTATAGTGGTAATGTTCACCAGGATGTAAAAAATAATGTCTCATCAATTTTAGGGGTGAACTCTCCGCTTGATACGGGCAAATATCTGGGCCTCCCATCCTTGATTGGGCGACAAAAAAAATGGCTTTTAGCTACATTAAGGAGAGAATTTTGTCCCGAATACAATCCTGGAAAAACAAACCACTATCAAAAGCAGGCCGTGAGATACTTATTAAGGCGGTGGCACAAGCTATACCATCATACTGTATGAGTGTTTTTCTATTACCGGTATCTATAGCAGAATAAATCCAACGaatgttaaattctttttgGTGGGGATCGAAAAAAGACAACCAACGTTGTATTCGCCGCTATATTGGGACAGGTTGAAGTTCGAAAGGagaaaggaggtctaggatttAGAGACTTCTATGGTTTCAATTTTGCAATGCTAGGGAGACAAGGCTAGTCCTTTATGGCCAACAGATACACTCGCAAGCCAAATTTTCAAAGCTAGATACTTCCCTCGAAGGGACTTCGTCACAGCCCAATTGGGCCATAATCCAAGTTTTGTTTGGAAAAGTATCTGGAGCTCTCAATCATTGTTAAAAATTGGAAGCCGTTGGAAGATAGGAGATGGAATGAAAGTTAATACTTGGAATGAACCTTGGCTACAAGAAGCCAacaaatttcaaattcaaacaCCAATGATCGCTGGAATGGAATCAATGCTGGTGACTGTATTGATGATCCCAGGATGCAAGCAATGG containing:
- the LOC140806704 gene encoding uncharacterized protein produces the protein MIVLSWNCRGLGNPRAVPVLRELIRTHTPDLIFLFETLVQAQKLEDICIKIGNEGCFAVNRDGRSRGIGVFWRHSSTCSLLSFSNNHVDMKILDNTIGGWRLTGFYGFPERHRRRDSWNLLRTIAVASTFPCCITGDFNDLLYSEDKKGMVEHPKWLFKGFREAVTYCALKEIPMQGYQFTWSRSRGKSNAVEEKLDRAFGNSEWMALFPNAQLSNLVASISDHSPLFLRTTQPEIFLQKRKFRFKNKWLREPDFMELVQNSWNAESSQDLLPRMERCSELLLKWGKRRFVAFKRSINLYKQKMEQLRNLSDSDSVKEYDTIRKNLVDLLMQEEDHWRQRAK